GAATCGATGGATTCGATTTCCCATGTTTCATTTTGGTCAGAATATGCGGGCATTGTTCTCCTCCTTCTTTTTACAATGCTAAATCTTCTCATAATAATTCGTTTACGTTTATTCAAAGTTAAATTTTCATCCTTTCAATACTTTTTGATCGAACTATAAGTCAACGCTTTTTATATTAAAAATCCAACAACTCCGAAGGTTTTACTTTAAGAGCCTTGGCAAATCTGCCGATAGTATCAATCCTAACGGCGGGCGGATTTTTCCCCTCAATCCTCTGGATGTATTTATAGTCGATATCAGTTATATCAGCGAGAGCTTTTTGCGTAAGTCTTCGTTTCTTACGCAGGAATCTTATTTTCTTGCCCAGTTTCAATCTTAAATC
This Candidatus Omnitrophota bacterium DNA region includes the following protein-coding sequences:
- a CDS encoding helix-turn-helix domain-containing protein, translating into MGKDLRLKLGKKIRFLRKKRRLTQKALADITDIDYKYIQRIEGKNPPAVRIDTIGRFAKALKVKPSELLDF